The genomic region CGCTGTAAAAACTTCAGATCCGACCCGGGTTGAAGTCACAGAAATGTTTGGTTACCCATGTCCGCACTGTAATAGCTTTGAGCCGCTGCTATCTACATGGGAAAAAAAGCAAGATGATATTAACTTCCAGCGAGTGCCTGTCGTTTTTGGTCGTAGCTGGGAAGCACCAGCTCGTGCGTACTATACAGCCGAGTTGCTCGATAAAGTGGATGAAACGCACCAAGCTATGTTCGATGCTATCCATATTCAGCGTAAGCGACTGAACTCTGTAGAAGCCATGGCCGATTTTTATGCTTCATTGGGTGTAGATAAAGAAAAGTTTGAAAAAACGTACAACTCCTTTGCGGTCAATATGAAACTAAACCAAGGCGACTCTAAAGTGCGCAGCTATCAGGTTGATGGTGTGCCTTCGATGGTGGTGAATGGTAAGTATCGCGTCACTGCTGGCACTGCTGGTGGGCAAGCAAACATGCTAGATGTTGTAGATTTTCTGGTTGCTAAAGAACAGGCCGCAATGGCAAAAGAGTAAATCTGCGAGGATTATTTAAGGCTGAGCACGCCTTTCCTTTGATTTAGCCGATAAAAACCGCCGCATGGCGGTTTTTTTACGCCTGTCGTTTAGTGGTAGATGGTTGAGTTATAACCTACTATAAATACTCGAACGCAGTGCTCAAAACAGGGGTGTATGAAGTGAGCAAAGACCAGACGGACTGGAAGCATAAATATAAAGAAGCAGCAATAGAGCTCGAGCGGTATGAGTCCAGCCAAGTTGAAGAGCAGATGCGACTCATTATATCGCATATGACTTTGGGCCTGCAGGGGCAGTCTGAATCGCTAGATAGCGCCCTTAGCCAC from Neptunomonas phycophila harbors:
- a CDS encoding thiol:disulfide interchange protein DsbA/DsbL, with the translated sequence MLKSLASAALAIGLAFSTAHAADYVAGKDYIELPTAVKTSDPTRVEVTEMFGYPCPHCNSFEPLLSTWEKKQDDINFQRVPVVFGRSWEAPARAYYTAELLDKVDETHQAMFDAIHIQRKRLNSVEAMADFYASLGVDKEKFEKTYNSFAVNMKLNQGDSKVRSYQVDGVPSMVVNGKYRVTAGTAGGQANMLDVVDFLVAKEQAAMAKE